The genomic interval GCCAATGTATTTACGCGGATCAACAGAGATGGAAAAGAAACCCTTAAAGTGAACGGCCGTCTGGATCTGAAGGAGAAAAACATAGACCTTACCGTGAAAATGGATGAAAGCGAACTGACTGTATTGTCTCCATTTGTAAGTGATCTGGTTTCTAATCTTAAAGGGCACATCTCTACTGACCTCACCATTAAAGGTGCATTTAATTCCCCGCAGATTGACGGAGATATTACTCTTGATGAAGCAGAATTAACCGTTAACTACTTAAAAACTGCTTATACCATATCGCAGAAAGTGAGTGTGGATAAAAGTGTAATCGACATTGACGACCTTGAATTAAAAGACGTTGGCGGCAATATTGCTGTTGCCCGTGGTTCGGTAGATATGAACAATATCAATACACCAACACTGGATATTAGTATCAAAGCCAAAAACTTCATGGCTTTAAACACGACAATTAAAGATAATGAACTCTATTTCGGACAAGCTTTTGCCACAGGTACTTTCATTTTCAGAGGCCCGACAAATAAGTTATTTATCGGAATTGACGCCAAAACGGAAAAAGGAACAGTATTCAATCTCCCTTTAAATAGTTCAGAAACTGTATCAAGTAAAGACTTCATAACGTTTTTGAACAGGGATACCACTGCCAACGTTAAAAAGGCCATCAGTTTTGATGGGATCACGATGAGCTTTAAACTACAGGTAGACCCTAACAGTACCGCTAACCTGTTTACTAACCTGGGGAACTTAAGCGGAAAAGGAAATGCCGACCTTAACCTGGAGATCAATAGCCTTGGAGACTTTGAGATGTCGGGAGATTATATCATTGAATCGGGTAGTTTTGATTTTACTGCACAGGAGATCATCAACAAGAAATTTAACATCAGGCAGGGAGGTACCATCAGATGGACTGGAAATCCAACACAAGCCCAAATACAGCTAAAGGCGATCTATGAGCTCAGAGCAGGTCTTTCAGACCTGTATGCTGCTGCCAACAGAGATAACAGCAGCAACTCGCTGTTAAGAGTACCTGTAGAAGTTGAAATGGGTCTGAGTGGTCTTTTATTGAAGCCGGAGATTAAACTTGATGTATTTTTCCCTTCTAACCCGTCGATCAAAGAAGAACTTCAGGCTTACTTTAGTGATCCGAACAACCTGAACCTTCAGGCATTCAGTTTAATTATCAGGAGAAGTTTTGCTCCCGGAGGCGGTAAAGAAGATTTGGGTAAACAAGTAACTTCTGGTGTGGCCAGTACCGCAACAGAGCTGCTGTTTAACCAGTTTAACAACGTATTATCTTCACTGAACCTTGATTTCGTAGATATTAATATCCGGTCACTGAGTGAAGCAAGTGCCTCGTTCAAGTTTTTCAATAACCGGATCATTGTCAATGCTGGCGTTATAGATAACAGAAGTACGAGTGATCTCTCGCCTATCGGATTTTCAAGAAATAGTGTGGGCAGTGAGGTTGAAGTCCTGGCACTCATCCGCAAGGATGGTACGCTGATTGGTAAGCTGGCCAATAAACCGCCTACACAACAAAGTATTTTCGTCAATACTGGAATAAATCAGAACGTGAATGTAACTTCATTCGGTCTGATTTATTCACAGCAATTTGATAATTTCAGAGAGTTTGTTCAAAAGGTTACGGGAAAATACCGCAAAAACTTAAAGAATAAACAAGATGACACGCGTCAGCATAAAAAACAATCTGTTAATAAAGATGCGGTCACCGAAGAGCAAAAAAGGTTACTTAAAGAAGCGGTATTGACTACCCCTTCATTATAGTATGGCCCATTTTATCTCTTTTTGTTTTCAGGTAAGTCTCGTTATGTAAATTGCTCACAATTTCAATCGGGATATTCTCCACAACTTCCAAACCATAACCAATCAGTCCGGCTCTTTTTGTAGGGTTATTAGACATCAGGCGCATTTTGCGAACACCTTGTGCTCTTAGAATCTGTGCACCTACCCCATAATCACGTTCATCACCTTTAAAGCCTAATTTAATATTAGCCTCTACCGTATCAAAACCAGCATCCTGAAGGTTATAAGACAATAATTTATTCACCAGCCCAATACCACGGCCTTCCTGGTTCATATAAACTACAATTCCTTTACCTTCTTTTTCAATCATCTGTAATGCTTTATGCAGCTGAGGGCCGCAATCGCAACGGCAGGAACCAAAAATATCACCAGTAACGCATGAACTGTGTACTCTAACCAATATAGCTTCCTCTGCTGTCCACTCTCCTTTGCTCAAAGCAAGGTGTGTCGCATTATTCTCGAGTTGTGTATACGCGGTCATTTTGAAATCACCCCATTCTGTAGGCAGGTTAATGGTAACCTCTTCTTTAATCAGGCTATCATTTTTCAGGCGATAAGCAATCAGATCTTTAATAGAGATTATTTTCAGATTGTGCTGCGCTGCTATTTTAATCAGATCAGGCAATCTTGCCATCTCCCCGTCTTCTTTCATAAT from Pedobacter sp. WC2423 carries:
- a CDS encoding bifunctional 3,4-dihydroxy-2-butanone-4-phosphate synthase/GTP cyclohydrolase II; this encodes MEIKLNAIEDAVADIKAGKVVIVVDDEDRENEGDFLTAAGNATPEVINFMATHGRGLICAAITEERCDELNLELMVGKNTAAYETNFTVSVDLIGHGCTTGISASDRSKTIQALINPDTNPDELGRPGHIFPLRAKDGGVLRRAGHTEAAVDLARLAGMVPAGVLVEIMKEDGEMARLPDLIKIAAQHNLKIISIKDLIAYRLKNDSLIKEEVTINLPTEWGDFKMTAYTQLENNATHLALSKGEWTAEEAILVRVHSSCVTGDIFGSCRCDCGPQLHKALQMIEKEGKGIVVYMNQEGRGIGLVNKLLSYNLQDAGFDTVEANIKLGFKGDERDYGVGAQILRAQGVRKMRLMSNNPTKRAGLIGYGLEVVENIPIEIVSNLHNETYLKTKRDKMGHTIMKG